The Dunckerocampus dactyliophorus isolate RoL2022-P2 chromosome 1, RoL_Ddac_1.1, whole genome shotgun sequence genome has a segment encoding these proteins:
- the LOC129176577 gene encoding gastrula zinc finger protein XlCGF57.1-like: MENIQEEEEDVGPQPLNIKEEEDESQSPHIKQKEEEPQPPRVKEEKKEPQHLSLKEEEKEQQPPHIKEEEEDHSISQEGDHLEGLEVFPVIGVTVKSEDDEGESEEKREVEPPSSSSTQHMTTEADGDHCGGSQAHNLLAPLSDSDDTTSHSPDTDDEDSEADMTCHTDNTRWKCSQCDKTFANKGNLKRHRRLHTGEKPFTCSVCGEKFSMWSKLNVHTKTHTGEKAFPCTVCGKRFSQRSHLKEHTTRHTGEKTFPCMVCGKRFSQTSDLKKHTRIHTGEKPFPCTVCGKRFFQTSGLKIHTRMHTGEKTFPCTVCGKRFSQTSGLKIHTRMHTGEKLFPCAVCGKTFSRQSNLNVHTKTHTGEKAFACTVCGKRFSQRSHLKKHTRIHTGEKPFLCTVCGKGFCQTSDLKVHTRRHTGEKPFPCTVCGKRFSQRSHLREHTRIHTGEKPFLCTACGKRFCQTSDLKMHTRRHTGEKPFPCTVCGKRFSQRSHLKEHTRIHTGEKPFSCTVCGKSVSQKVSLIRHTRTHSFAQRVV, encoded by the coding sequence ATGGAAAACAttcaagaagaagaggaggatgtGGGTCCGCAGCCCCtcaacattaaagaggaagaggacgaGTCACAGTCCCCCCACATTAAACagaaagaggaggagccacagccgcCCCGTgttaaagaagaaaagaaggagCCACAGCACCTCAGccttaaagaggaagaaaaggagcAACAGCcgccccacattaaagaggaagaggaggatcacagcatcagtcaggagggagatcatcttgaaggactggaggtgttcccagtgattggtgtcactgtgaagagtgaagatgatgaaggtgaaagtgaggagaagagagaggtggagcctccaagcagcagctcaactcaacacatgacaacagaagctgatggagaccactgtggaggatcacaagcacacaacctcttagctccactatcagatagtgacgacacaacgtcacactctcctgacactgatgatgaagactctgaagctgatatgacatgtcacactgacaacacacgctgGAAATGCTCTCAATGTGACAAAACTTTTGCTAACAAGGGAAACCTGAAAAGACACAGGAGActtcacacaggagagaaacctttcacctgctcagtttgtggtgaaAAATTCTCTATGTGGTCAAAATTGAAcgtacacacaaaaacacacactggagagaaagctTTTCCCTGCACGGTGTGTGGGAAAAGATTCTCTCAGCGGTCACATTTGAAAGAACACACAACaagacacactggagagaaaactTTTCCTTGCATGGTGTGTGGGAAAAGATTCTCTCAAacaagtgatttaaaaaaacacacaagaatacacactggagagaaaccttttccttgcacagTGTGTGGGAAAAGATTCTTTCAAACAAGTGGATTAAAGAtacacacaagaatgcacactggagagaaaacgtttccttgcacggtgtgtggGAAAAGATTCTCTCAAACAAGTGGGTTAAAGAtacacacaagaatgcacactggagagaaacttTTTCCTTGTGCAGTGTGTGGTAAAACATTCTCTCGACAGTCAAATTTGAAcgtacacacaaaaacacacactggagagaaagctTTTGCCTGCACGGTGTGTGGGAAAAGATTCTCTCAGcggtcacatttgaaaaaacacacaagaatccacacaggagagaaaccttttctctgcacggtgtgtggtaaaggATTCTGCCAAACAAGTGATTTAAAAGTGCACACAAGacgacacactggagagaaaccttttccttgcacagtgtgcggtaaaagattctctcagcgGTCACATTTGAGagaacacacaagaatacacactggagagaaaccttttctcTGCACGgcgtgtggtaaaagattctgcCAAACAAGtgatttaaaaatgcacacaagacgacacactggagagaaaccttttccttgcacagtgtgtggtaaaagattctctcagcggtcacatttgaaagaacacacaagaatacacactggagagaaacctttttcttgcacggtgtgtggtaaaagtgTCTCTCAGAAGGTATCTTTGATAcgacacacaagaacacacagtTTTGCTCAACGTGTGGTCTGA
- the LOC129174103 gene encoding oocyte zinc finger protein XlCOF6-like, whose amino-acid sequence MEHIKEEEEEPQPPHIKEEKEEPQLFNLNEEEEEPQPSHIKEEKEEPQLLNLKEEKEEPQPYHIKDEEEETEPPHVKEEEEDHCISQEGDHEGLEEFSVICVPVKSEDDEGESEEKREVEPPSSSSTQHMTIEADGDHCGGSQAHNLLAPLSDSDDTTSHSPDTDDEDSEADMTCHTDNTRWKCSLCDKTFVSKGNLKRHRRCHTGEKPFTCSVCGERFSQQSNLKEHTKTHTGEKAFSCTMCGKQFSLRSHLKEHTRRHTAEKPFPCTVCGKRFSQTSDLKKHTRIHTGEKPFPCVVCGKRFFQTSELKIHTRIHTEEKPFPCAVCGKKFSRRSNLNVHTKTHTEEKPFPCAVCGKKFSRRSNLNAHTKTHTGEKAFPCTVCGKRFSERSHLKKHTRIHTGEKPFSCTVCGKRFSQQSHLKEHTRIHTGEKPFRCKVCGKRFSQQSHLKEHTRTHTEEKPFPCMACGKRFCQTSDLKIHTRTHAEEKPFPCAVCGKKFTRQSNLNVHTKTHTGEKAFPCTVCGKKFSRRSNLNVHTKTHTGEKAFPCTVCGKRFSQRSHLKKHTRIHTGEKPFPCTVCGKRFSQLSHLKEHTRIHTGEKPFLCTVCGKRFCQTSDLKMHARRHTGEKPFSCTVCGKSFSQKVVLKIHARIHTGEKPFTCTVCGKSFSQKAVLKIHTRIHTGEKHFPCMMCGKRFNQKSDLKTHTRVHTGEKPFLCTVCGKSFSQKISLIGHTRTHTREKNFSCSTCGQRFTNTTNLTEHIRIHTGE is encoded by the coding sequence ATGgaacacattaaagaggaagaggaggagccacagcctccccacattaaagaggaaaaggaggagccacagctcTTCAACCTtaatgaagaagaggaggagccacaaccctcccacattaaagaggaaaaggaggagccacagctcCTCAACCttaaagaggaaaaagaggagccacagccctACCACATtaaagatgaagaggaggagactGAGCCCCctcatgttaaagaggaagaggaggatcactgcatcagtcaggagggagatcacgaaggactggaggagttcTCAGTGATATGTGtccctgtgaagagtgaagatgatgaaggtgaaagtgaggagaagagagaggtggagcctccaagcagcagctcaactcaacacatgacaatagaagctgatggagaccactgtggaggatcacaagcacacaacctcttagctccactatcagatagtgacgacacaacgtcacactctcctgacactgatgatgaagactctgaagctgatatgacatgtcacactgacaacacacgctgGAAATGCTCTCTGTGTGACAAAACTTTTGTTAGCAAGGGAAACCTGAAAAGACACAGGAGAtgtcacacaggagagaaacctttcaccTGCTCGGTTTGTGGCGAAAGATTCTCTCAGCAGTCAAATTtgaaagaacacacaaaaacacacactggagagaaagctttttcttGCACGATGTGTGGTAAACAATTCTCTCTGCGGTCACATTTGAAAGAACACACAAGAAGACACACTgcagagaaaccttttccttgcacggtgtgtgggaaaagattctctcaaacaagtgatttaaaaaaacacacaagaatacacactggagagaaaccttttccttgcgtGGTGTGTGGGAAACGATTCTTTCAAACTAGTGAATTAAAGATACACACCAGAATACACACTGAAGAGAAACCTTTCCCTTGCGCAGTGTGTGGTAAAAAATTCTCTCGGCGATCAAACTTAAatgtacacacaaaaacacacactgaagAGAAACCGTTTCCTTGCGCAGTGTGTGGTAAAAAATTCTCTCGGCGGTCAAATTtgaacgcacacacaaaaacacacactggagagaaagctTTTCCCTGCACGGTGTGTGGGAAAAGATTCTCTGAGcggtcacatttgaaaaaacacacaagaatacacactggagagaaaccgttTTCTTGCACGGTGtgcggtaaaagattctctcaacagtcacatttgaaagaacacacaagaatacacactggagagaaaccttttcgtTGCAAGGTGtgcggtaaaagattctctcagcagtcacatttgaaagaacacacaagaacacacactgaagaaaaaccttttccttgcatgGCGTGTGGGAAAAGATTCTGTCAAACAAGTGATTTAAAGATACATACAAGAACGCATGCtgaagagaaaccttttccttgcgcAGTGTGTGGTAAAAAATTCACTCGGCAGTCAAATTTGAAcgtacacacaaaaacacacactggagagaaagctTTTCCTTGCACTGTGTGTGGTAAAAAATTCTCTCGGCGGTCAAATTTGAACGtacatacaaaaacacacactggagagaaagcgTTTCCCTGCACGGTGtgcggtaaaagattctctcagcggtcacatttgaaaaaacacacaagaatacacactggagaaaaaccctttccttgcacggtgtgtggtaaaagattctctcagctgtcacatttgaaagaacacacaagaatacacactggagagaaaccgttTCTTTGcacagtgtgtggtaaaagattctgtCAGACAAGTGATTTAAAAATGCACGCAAGACGacacacgggagagaaacctttttcttgcacggtttgtggtaaaagtttctctcaaaaagttgttttaaaaattcacgcaagaatacacactggagaaaaaccttttacttgcacggtgtgtggtaaaagtttctctcaaaaagctgttttaaaaatacacacaagaatacacactggagagaaacattTTCCTTGCAtgatgtgtggtaaaagattcaatcaaaaaagtgatttaaaaacacacacaagagtacacactggagagaaaccttttctttgcacagtgtgtggtaaaagtttcTCTCAGAAGATATCTTTGATCggacacacaagaacacacactagagaaaaaaacttttctTGTTCAACTTGTGGTCAGCGATTCACAAATACTACAAACTTGACTGAACACATAAGAATCCACACTGGGgagtaa